A genomic stretch from Hemitrygon akajei chromosome 10, sHemAka1.3, whole genome shotgun sequence includes:
- the LOC140734086 gene encoding interferon-inducible GTPase 5-like, which yields MGGSSSSEQVAETETSSFFTQEELSKLKSDFETGGVEKVKPLIEKKITDLDKTELNIAVTGETGTGKSTFINAMRGLLSTDPGAAKSGTTETTMEPTGYSHPTLPNVRYWDLPGIGTTPFPAAKYLRKMNFKRYDFFIIISALRFKENDVKLAKEINRLGKKFYFVRSRIDIDLYSMRKERGVINEDEELEKIQSDTVRKLTEAGFPNPTVFLISSLEPDHFDFIRLNEGLEGDLNNVKKRIFVLALPNLSVEIVQRKCAILKKHIWIFAALSGGLGAVPVPGFSLACDIGILIGAIVYFRKCLGLDDASLQRLANRAGKPVEELKVTVKAPLLGEITPDVIVRLGWGAAVVTVSALEFALDFVPVIGSIFGAGSSFLMTYKMLSAALKDLTENADRVVKVAFETD from the coding sequence TGAACAGGTGGCAGAGACTGAGACCTCCTCATTCTTCACACAGGAAGAACTGAGCAAACTGAAATCTGATTTTGAAACAGGTGGGGTGGAAAAAGTTAAACCACTGATAGAGAAGAAAATAACTGATCTGGACAAAACAGAGCTTAATATCGCAGTGACGGGAGAAACAGGTACAGGAAAATCCACCTTCATCAATGCCATGAGAGGACTTCTGAGCACTGATCCGGGAGCAGCTAAATCTGGGACCACAGAAACAACAATGGAGCCAACTGGGTACTCACATCCCACACTGCCCAATGTTCGCTATTGGGACCTGCCAGGGATCGGAACCACACCATTTCCAGCAGCTAAATATCTCAGAAAAATGAATTTCAAAAGATATGATTTCTTTATCATAATCTCTGCTTTGCGATTCAAAGAAAATGATGTTAAACTTGCCAAAGAGATTAATCGGCTGGGGAAAAAGTTCTATTTTGTCCGCTCTAGGATTGACATCGATCTTTATTCCATGAGGAAAGAGAGGGGGGTTATTAATGAAGACGAAGAGCTGGAAAAGATTCAGAGTGACACCGTCAGGAAGTTGACAGAAGCAGGGTTTCCGAATCCCACTGTGTTCCTGATATCCAGTTTAGAGCCGGATCATTTTGATTTCATTCGGTTAAATGAAGGACTCGAAGGTGATCTAAATAATGTAAAGAAAAGGATCTTTGTCCTGGCCCTTCCAAATCTAAGTGTGGAGATAGTTCAGAGGAAATGTGCAATTCTGAAAAAACATATCTGGATATTTGCAGCACTCTCTGGGGGATTGGGAGCGGTCCCAGTTCCCGGCTTCTCTCTCGCTTGTGATATCGGAATATTGATTGGAGCCATTGTCTACTTCCGGAAATGCCTGGGTCTGGATGATGCTTCTCTTCAAAGACTGGCCAACAGAGCAGGAAAACCTGTGGAAGAGCTGAAGGTGACAGTGAAAGCTCCATTGCTGGGGGAAATAACCCCAGATGTAATTGTGAGGTTAGGTTGGGGGGCTGCTGTTGTTACTGTTTCAGCCCTGGAATTCGCTCTCGACTTTGTCCCTGTCATTGGCTCCATTTTTGGAGCAGGCTCATCATTTCTCATGACGTACAAGATGCTGAGTGCTGCACTGAAGGATCTTACAGAGAATGCAGACAGAGTGGTGAAAGTTGCCTTTGAAACTGATTAA